In a genomic window of Virgibacillus sp. SK37:
- a CDS encoding calcium-translocating P-type ATPase, SERCA-type: MKWYQLDVEKVEQKLHVVTNRGLSPKQVEQRRKQYGFNVLESQKNVSKWLLFLKQFQDFMVLVLLAATLIAGILGEYVDAIAIMVIVLVNGFIGYFQEQKAENSLEKLKELSAPMASVFRDGKWEKIPSREVVVGDIVRITSGDRVPADIRITKSNSLETEESALTGESLPVAKHATPINREHVDAQDQVNMGFMGTLVTRGSAIGIVVGTGMNTMMGQIASLMVNTKKVMTPLERKLAELGKILIVVALFLTALVVVLGVIQGHPIYNMFLAGVSLAVAAIPEGLPAIVTVALSLGVQRMIRKKAIVRKLSAVETLGCASVICSDKTGTMTENKMTVKELFLNGEQLYVSGDGYDIRGDFYHSDTKLDTNYPNLQEMLMYGMLCNNANLQVKKGKYLVDGDPTDGALLVVARKLGLTAALEENYRIVKEIPFDSDRKRMSIVIEDENGMRFLITKGAPDVLLPRSSFHLTAGGRARLDTVDSQSIQAAVGRMADKALRTLAIAIKPLAKSDSLETGFLEKDLTFIGLYGMMDPPRKEVKAAIEECRQAGIRTVMITGDHVKTAKAIASKLNILPEHGLVLEGHQLNKLSVNELKDVIEDTYVFARVTPEHKLKIVEAFQEKGHIVAMTGDGVNDAPAIKASDIGISMGISGTDVTKEASSLILMDDNFATIKSAIQEGRNIYENIRKFIRYLLASNVGEILVMLFAMLLALPLPLVPVQILWVNLVTDGLPAMALGLDKAESDVMKKNPRNPREGVFARGLGYKIITRGIVIGIVTLLAFIITYQNNPENLVYGQTMAFTTLVMAQLIHVFDCRSEHSVFSRNPFENMYLVFAVISSLLLVLVVIYWEPLQPIFHTTSLSLRDWMLILGLSALPTVLFGFTKK; this comes from the coding sequence ATGAAATGGTATCAATTAGACGTAGAAAAGGTAGAACAGAAATTGCACGTAGTTACAAACAGAGGGCTCAGTCCAAAGCAAGTAGAGCAGCGTCGTAAGCAATATGGCTTTAACGTTTTGGAGTCACAAAAAAACGTATCAAAATGGTTACTGTTTTTAAAGCAGTTCCAAGACTTTATGGTACTCGTATTACTTGCTGCAACACTAATAGCAGGAATTCTTGGTGAATATGTCGATGCGATTGCCATTATGGTAATTGTTTTGGTAAATGGATTTATTGGTTACTTTCAAGAACAAAAGGCTGAAAATTCATTGGAGAAATTAAAAGAGCTATCTGCTCCTATGGCAAGCGTTTTCCGTGATGGAAAGTGGGAAAAAATTCCTTCCAGAGAAGTAGTTGTAGGAGACATTGTTAGAATAACCAGTGGTGATAGAGTTCCTGCAGATATAAGAATTACTAAATCAAATAGTCTGGAAACGGAGGAATCTGCGCTTACAGGAGAATCCTTACCTGTAGCAAAACATGCAACACCAATAAATAGAGAGCATGTAGATGCACAAGATCAAGTGAATATGGGTTTCATGGGCACTTTGGTGACCAGAGGTTCAGCAATAGGAATTGTTGTTGGAACTGGAATGAACACGATGATGGGGCAAATTGCATCATTGATGGTAAATACAAAGAAAGTGATGACTCCACTTGAAAGAAAACTAGCTGAATTAGGTAAAATTTTAATTGTAGTAGCATTATTTTTGACTGCATTGGTAGTAGTACTTGGCGTTATTCAAGGACATCCCATTTACAATATGTTTCTTGCAGGGGTCTCACTGGCTGTTGCTGCTATACCAGAAGGTCTTCCAGCTATAGTTACCGTAGCTTTATCACTTGGAGTTCAGCGTATGATCAGGAAAAAGGCAATTGTCAGGAAGCTTTCTGCTGTAGAGACATTAGGCTGTGCTTCTGTCATTTGTTCTGATAAAACGGGAACGATGACGGAGAATAAAATGACTGTTAAAGAATTGTTCCTAAATGGAGAACAATTATACGTAAGCGGGGATGGCTATGATATTCGGGGGGACTTCTATCACTCTGATACAAAATTGGATACAAATTATCCTAACCTGCAAGAAATGCTTATGTATGGCATGCTCTGTAATAATGCTAACTTACAAGTAAAAAAAGGTAAGTATTTGGTAGATGGTGACCCAACAGATGGTGCATTATTAGTAGTAGCTAGAAAGCTAGGATTAACTGCTGCACTTGAAGAGAACTACCGAATAGTGAAAGAAATACCTTTTGATTCTGATAGGAAGAGGATGAGTATAGTTATAGAAGATGAAAATGGGATGCGTTTTTTGATAACAAAGGGAGCACCTGATGTATTACTTCCGAGGAGCTCTTTCCATTTAACAGCAGGCGGACGAGCAAGACTCGATACTGTAGATAGCCAATCTATACAGGCAGCTGTAGGTCGTATGGCAGATAAAGCATTAAGAACTCTTGCTATTGCTATTAAACCACTTGCAAAGAGTGACTCCCTGGAAACTGGCTTCCTTGAGAAGGATCTCACTTTTATTGGACTGTATGGAATGATGGATCCACCACGTAAAGAAGTGAAGGCTGCAATTGAAGAGTGTCGGCAAGCTGGTATACGTACAGTAATGATAACTGGCGACCATGTAAAGACAGCAAAGGCGATAGCCTCTAAACTAAACATATTACCGGAACACGGACTTGTACTGGAGGGACATCAATTAAATAAGTTGTCTGTTAATGAGTTAAAAGATGTTATTGAAGACACCTATGTATTTGCCAGGGTAACGCCAGAACATAAATTAAAGATTGTGGAGGCTTTTCAGGAGAAAGGGCATATTGTTGCAATGACAGGAGATGGGGTAAATGACGCCCCTGCAATTAAGGCTAGTGATATTGGAATAAGTATGGGGATCAGTGGCACGGATGTTACGAAAGAAGCTTCTTCATTGATTTTAATGGATGACAATTTTGCAACAATAAAATCTGCTATTCAAGAAGGCAGGAACATTTATGAAAACATACGCAAATTTATTCGGTATCTTTTAGCCTCGAATGTAGGTGAAATTCTTGTTATGTTATTTGCTATGTTATTAGCTTTGCCACTCCCGCTGGTTCCAGTGCAAATTTTATGGGTTAATCTCGTTACAGACGGTTTACCTGCTATGGCATTAGGCTTAGATAAGGCAGAAAGTGACGTAATGAAAAAAAATCCTAGAAATCCACGTGAAGGCGTATTCGCGAGAGGATTAGGCTATAAAATTATTACAAGAGGAATAGTAATCGGGATTGTAACCCTGCTTGCATTTATTATTACCTATCAGAACAACCCGGAAAATCTTGTCTACGGACAGACCATGGCATTTACAACTTTAGTTATGGCCCAGTTAATCCATGTTTTTGACTGTCGAAGTGAACATTCAGTCTTTTCAAGAAATCCATTCGAAAATATGTATCTAGTATTTGCTGTAATTTCCTCCCTTCTACTAGTTCTTGTTGTCATATACTGGGAGCCGTTGCAGCCAATATTCCATACGACCTCTCTGAGTCTGCGAGATTGGATGCTTATTCTAGGTTTAAGTGCATTACCAACTGTATTATTTGGCTTCACAAAAAAATAA
- a CDS encoding NFACT family protein: MPFDGIVTHAVTEELKKELVPGKITKIYQPTSTEIVFTIRSHGTNHTLVLSIHPTYTRFHLTNDHYVNPQEAPMFCMVLRKYLSGAQLESIEQFSMERIVSFTVKTRNEIGDTSTKTLTIELMGKHSNILLIDQEKGTIIDSLKHITMSQNRHRTIMPGHHYKLPPTQNKLDILNADENDFIKKLDFNSGKMEMQIVHALTGFSPFIAKEIERRANLGSGQRYMEIYKEFQAKIINHQYDPAIYLGTKEDFHVLPLSITKAEKHSFHSASAMLDQFFSGKAERDRVKQQAKDLYRFLKKELDKNQRKIKKHQQTIKKAEKADIYQKLGELLTAHLHLVSPGDTSVVVQDYYDPEQNELIIELDPNKTPSENAQSYFKTYQKLKKSKEVIQQEMLKTESEIIYLEQLLQQIDVASLEDIEEIREELREEGYLKKQSKSKKKKNKSKKPVPENYVASDGTPIIVGKNNKQNEYVTMKLGHRDDVWLHTKDIPGSHVLIRSKEPTEETIMEAAQLAAYFSKSQQSSSVPVDYTKIRYVKKPNGAKPGYVIYENQKTVFVTPSKQLVEKLKEKE; this comes from the coding sequence ATGCCATTTGACGGAATTGTTACGCATGCAGTAACAGAGGAACTAAAAAAAGAGTTAGTACCAGGAAAAATTACAAAAATATACCAACCAACTTCTACAGAAATTGTATTTACAATTAGAAGTCATGGGACTAATCATACGTTAGTACTGTCTATTCATCCTACTTATACACGTTTCCATTTGACAAATGACCATTATGTCAACCCACAGGAAGCTCCAATGTTTTGTATGGTGTTAAGAAAGTATCTATCGGGAGCTCAACTTGAAAGTATTGAACAGTTTAGTATGGAGCGAATCGTCTCCTTTACCGTGAAGACAAGGAATGAAATAGGAGATACAAGTACGAAGACACTTACCATCGAGTTAATGGGAAAACACAGTAATATTCTTTTAATTGATCAGGAAAAAGGAACCATTATAGATAGTCTCAAACATATTACCATGTCTCAAAATCGACATCGTACGATCATGCCTGGTCATCATTATAAACTACCTCCTACGCAGAATAAGTTAGACATTTTAAACGCTGATGAGAATGATTTCATAAAAAAACTGGATTTTAATAGTGGAAAAATGGAGATGCAAATTGTTCATGCACTAACTGGCTTTTCCCCTTTTATTGCCAAAGAAATAGAAAGAAGAGCAAATCTTGGGTCTGGACAAAGGTATATGGAAATTTACAAAGAGTTTCAAGCTAAAATTATTAATCATCAGTATGATCCAGCCATTTATCTTGGAACGAAGGAAGACTTCCATGTCTTGCCTTTATCTATCACCAAAGCGGAAAAGCATTCATTTCACTCAGCTAGTGCAATGCTTGATCAATTTTTCTCTGGTAAGGCCGAACGAGATCGTGTAAAACAGCAGGCAAAAGACCTGTATCGTTTCCTCAAAAAAGAATTGGATAAAAATCAACGTAAAATAAAAAAGCATCAACAAACGATTAAAAAAGCAGAGAAAGCAGATATATATCAAAAGTTAGGAGAACTGCTTACTGCCCACTTACATCTTGTTTCTCCTGGGGATACATCCGTAGTTGTTCAGGATTACTATGATCCAGAACAAAATGAATTGATAATCGAATTAGATCCTAATAAGACACCAAGTGAAAACGCACAGAGCTACTTTAAAACATATCAAAAGCTAAAGAAATCTAAGGAAGTAATCCAACAGGAAATGCTGAAAACAGAAAGTGAGATAATCTACCTCGAACAGTTACTTCAACAAATTGATGTTGCCAGCTTGGAAGATATTGAAGAGATACGCGAAGAACTAAGAGAAGAAGGTTATCTTAAGAAACAGTCAAAAAGCAAAAAAAAGAAAAATAAATCAAAAAAGCCGGTACCTGAAAACTATGTTGCTTCAGATGGGACTCCAATTATCGTTGGTAAAAATAATAAACAAAATGAGTACGTAACCATGAAATTAGGACACCGAGATGATGTATGGCTGCATACAAAGGATATACCAGGCTCACATGTACTCATTCGATCTAAAGAGCCAACCGAGGAAACGATCATGGAAGCAGCCCAGCTTGCTGCTTATTTTAGTAAGTCACAACAATCTTCCTCCGTTCCGGTTGATTATACAAAAATTCGCTATGTTAAAAAACCAAACGGAGCCAAACCAGGTTATGTTATTTATGAAAATCAAAAAACAGTATTCGTTACACCAAGTAAGCAGCTAGTGGAAAAATTAAAAGAAAAGGAGTGA
- a CDS encoding organic hydroperoxide resistance protein gives MSDVLFTSTATAKNGREGHVKSKDELIDLELVNPITNKEDKGSNPEQLFAAAYAACYDGALNLVASKQKKKISSETTADVSLLKDPEDDGFKIGVTLTVNIEGVNPEEADELTEAAHQVCPYSKATRGNVDVKINAKAV, from the coding sequence ATGAGTGATGTATTATTTACTTCAACGGCAACCGCAAAAAATGGTAGAGAAGGTCACGTGAAATCTAAGGATGAACTTATTGATCTTGAACTGGTTAACCCGATAACGAACAAAGAAGATAAAGGGTCGAATCCAGAGCAGCTTTTTGCTGCTGCATATGCAGCCTGTTATGATGGGGCATTAAATTTAGTTGCTTCGAAACAAAAGAAAAAAATAAGTTCTGAGACAACAGCTGATGTAAGTCTTTTAAAAGATCCTGAAGATGATGGATTTAAAATTGGTGTGACACTAACAGTTAATATTGAAGGTGTTAATCCTGAAGAAGCAGATGAACTTACAGAAGCCGCGCATCAAGTATGTCCTTATTCTAAAGCTACAAGAGGAAATGTTGATGTGAAAATTAATGCGAAAGCAGTATAA
- a CDS encoding LysR family transcriptional regulator has protein sequence MRIEDYMLLLKLNEIGTIRGTAKAILISQPAVTQRLKYMEEYFGQTIFIRTSKRLVPTPSGELILEHAATVIEKEQTIKNKIAQSSKEVQGTLSIACSSLISQRFLPSILGEFTTKYPKVAIDLVTGISENIKRHHKNYHICIIRGEKLKESTCIHLFDDPLYIFDTEPFPDDTLKERPLISFKSDDSMNELVDHWLYHHQEEIKPVKTITVDQIETCKQLMKQGLGMAVLPESVSDSMKEEYHFVPLHLEETPVTRDTWICYQEGVKQLPQVNHFINSITSQTFL, from the coding sequence ATGAGAATAGAAGATTATATGTTACTACTTAAATTAAATGAGATTGGGACAATCAGAGGAACTGCAAAGGCAATCCTTATATCACAACCGGCTGTTACCCAAAGGCTCAAATACATGGAGGAATACTTTGGGCAAACTATTTTCATTCGTACTTCTAAACGTTTAGTCCCGACCCCTAGTGGGGAGTTGATTTTGGAGCATGCAGCAACAGTAATTGAAAAGGAGCAAACAATTAAAAATAAAATTGCCCAATCCAGTAAAGAGGTTCAGGGAACGTTATCCATTGCCTGTTCTTCATTAATCAGTCAACGTTTTTTGCCATCCATCCTTGGAGAGTTCACAACGAAATACCCTAAAGTTGCAATTGATCTGGTAACTGGAATCAGTGAGAATATTAAACGCCATCATAAAAATTACCATATTTGTATTATCAGAGGAGAGAAATTAAAAGAAAGCACCTGTATACATTTATTTGATGATCCTCTTTATATCTTTGATACAGAACCTTTCCCAGATGACACATTAAAAGAAAGACCATTGATCTCTTTTAAAAGTGACGACAGCATGAATGAATTGGTAGATCATTGGCTGTACCACCATCAGGAGGAGATTAAACCAGTTAAAACAATTACCGTCGATCAAATTGAAACATGTAAACAACTTATGAAACAGGGACTTGGGATGGCAGTGTTGCCGGAAAGTGTTTCTGATTCAATGAAAGAGGAATACCATTTTGTTCCTCTCCACCTTGAAGAAACTCCTGTTACCAGAGACACATGGATTTGTTATCAGGAAGGGGTAAAGCAACTACCACAGGTGAACCATTTTATTAATTCTATAACAAGTCAAACTTTTCTTTAG
- the pyrE gene encoding orotate phosphoribosyltransferase: MEVNKELARELVKIKAVQINPTNFFTWTSGIKSPIYCDNRMTMSYPIVRNKIVKAFKQIIENMEEQPEVIAGCATAGIPHAAWLADALDLPMVYVRAKPKGHGKENLIEGDLREGQRVVVIEDLISTGGSSIEAAKSLKQSGAEVLGVLAIFTYGLKVASENFKNEKISLHTITNFDSLVDLLVEDGELPLEKKAGLLEWRNQL; the protein is encoded by the coding sequence ATGGAAGTAAATAAAGAATTGGCAAGAGAGTTAGTTAAAATTAAAGCAGTACAAATAAATCCAACTAATTTTTTCACGTGGACTTCTGGAATTAAGTCACCGATTTATTGTGACAACAGAATGACAATGTCTTACCCAATAGTACGGAATAAAATAGTAAAAGCTTTTAAACAGATTATCGAAAATATGGAAGAACAGCCAGAGGTAATAGCAGGGTGTGCCACTGCAGGTATTCCTCATGCTGCATGGCTTGCTGATGCATTAGACTTGCCAATGGTTTATGTTCGTGCAAAACCTAAAGGACATGGAAAGGAAAACCTGATAGAAGGAGACCTTAGAGAAGGTCAGCGCGTTGTAGTGATTGAAGATTTAATCTCTACAGGAGGATCTTCAATTGAAGCCGCAAAGTCATTGAAACAGTCGGGTGCAGAAGTACTTGGAGTGTTAGCTATTTTTACTTACGGATTAAAAGTAGCATCAGAAAACTTTAAAAATGAAAAAATATCCTTACATACTATTACCAATTTTGACTCTTTAGTAGACCTTCTTGTAGAGGATGGCGAACTACCACTAGAAAAAAAAGCAGGGTTACTGGAGTGGCGTAACCAATTATAA
- the pyrF gene encoding orotidine-5'-phosphate decarboxylase codes for MNNTIYLALDFPTWKEAENFLRTHQLERIPVKVGMELFYREGPVLIEKLKEQGHPIFLDLKLHDIPTTVMRAMANLAELEVDIVNVHAMGGSEMIKRAKEGLIKGSSSSNTKLIAVTVLTSMDKTVMNKELLLSGEVEEQVVRLATLSKESGADGVVCSVHEANAIKSVCGSSFLTVTPGIRLEDSKQDDQKRVASPQFAKMNGADILVVGRSITKSINPRQAYDQIIEEFEHGSK; via the coding sequence ATGAACAACACGATCTATTTAGCATTGGATTTTCCTACCTGGAAAGAAGCGGAGAATTTTTTACGGACACATCAATTGGAACGTATCCCGGTGAAAGTGGGTATGGAGTTATTTTACAGGGAAGGACCTGTCTTAATTGAAAAATTAAAAGAACAAGGGCATCCTATTTTTTTAGATTTAAAACTACATGATATTCCTACAACTGTTATGCGAGCAATGGCCAACCTGGCAGAATTGGAAGTGGATATAGTTAATGTACATGCTATGGGAGGTAGTGAAATGATTAAGCGTGCAAAGGAAGGCTTAATCAAAGGCTCATCGTCATCTAATACGAAGCTAATAGCAGTAACTGTATTAACCTCCATGGATAAAACAGTTATGAATAAAGAGCTTCTCTTATCTGGTGAAGTAGAAGAGCAAGTCGTGCGTCTAGCTACTTTGAGTAAAGAAAGTGGGGCTGACGGTGTCGTATGCTCTGTACATGAAGCAAATGCAATTAAATCAGTGTGTGGTTCATCTTTCTTAACAGTTACCCCAGGAATTCGGTTGGAAGATTCAAAGCAGGATGATCAGAAACGGGTTGCTTCACCTCAATTTGCAAAAATGAATGGAGCAGATATCCTGGTAGTTGGTAGAAGCATTACCAAGTCCATTAACCCGAGACAAGCATATGACCAAATAATAGAGGAGTTTGAACATGGAAGTAAATAA
- a CDS encoding dihydroorotate dehydrogenase: protein MTDLSIELPGLRLKNPIMPASGCFGFGREYSDFYDLSKLGAIIMKAATGTKRYGNDTPRVAETSSGMLNAIGLQNPGVEKIIASEVPFLSSFDTSIIANIAGSSLEEYETVATAFNEAPQVAALELNISCPNVKEGGIQFGTDPLMAAEVTAMVKRVSRLPVYVKLSPNVTNIVEMAKAVEQAGADGLSMINTLTGMQINLKSRKPLLANKTGGLSGQAIKPVAIRMIHDVSQHVSIPIIGMGGVTTAEDVIEFLLAGASAVAVGTANFQNPFVCSELIDELPSILNKYGFSSVSDVIGKGVMV, encoded by the coding sequence GTGACCGATTTAAGTATTGAATTACCTGGACTTCGATTAAAGAATCCTATTATGCCCGCATCTGGTTGTTTTGGTTTTGGACGTGAATACAGTGACTTTTATGACCTTAGTAAATTAGGTGCAATCATCATGAAGGCTGCGACAGGGACAAAAAGGTATGGAAATGACACACCAAGGGTTGCAGAAACCTCATCAGGGATGCTTAACGCAATAGGGTTACAGAATCCAGGAGTAGAAAAAATTATAGCATCTGAAGTCCCGTTCCTATCAAGCTTTGATACCTCTATAATCGCGAATATTGCTGGCAGTTCTTTAGAAGAATATGAAACAGTTGCTACTGCATTTAATGAAGCACCACAGGTTGCTGCATTGGAATTAAATATTTCCTGTCCTAACGTTAAAGAAGGTGGGATACAGTTTGGTACGGACCCGTTGATGGCAGCAGAAGTCACAGCAATGGTTAAGAGGGTTAGTAGGCTACCTGTTTATGTTAAACTATCTCCTAATGTAACCAATATAGTGGAAATGGCAAAAGCGGTAGAGCAAGCAGGTGCTGATGGTTTATCAATGATTAATACACTTACTGGAATGCAGATCAATCTTAAATCCCGTAAACCATTATTAGCAAATAAAACAGGAGGCCTATCTGGCCAGGCGATCAAACCAGTTGCCATTCGAATGATACATGATGTTAGCCAGCATGTATCCATACCTATTATAGGTATGGGAGGAGTAACGACTGCTGAAGATGTAATAGAATTTCTATTGGCAGGTGCCAGTGCCGTAGCGGTAGGAACAGCTAATTTTCAAAATCCATTTGTATGCTCTGAATTAATTGATGAATTACCTTCTATATTAAATAAATATGGATTTAGTTCGGTAAGTGACGTAATTGGGAAAGGAGTAATGGTATGA
- a CDS encoding dihydroorotate dehydrogenase electron transfer subunit: MIKKVEMLITERRIIALDTVELTLKNRHISQTARPGQFLHILVEGQTLRRPLSIAAIDKEAETVTVLFKINGSGTKKLSEYQKGMYLDVLGPNGNRFPIENDDKTILLIGGGIGVPPMYFLGSHLVNQGKKVISILGFQSADHVFYEKEFQALGRTIIVTNDGSYGEKGFVTDALLMIDDFDCYYTCGPIPMLQAVTAKLSDCSGFISLEERMGCGIGACFACVIPTNDHCGYKKICKDGPVFHSKEVAL; the protein is encoded by the coding sequence ATGATTAAAAAAGTTGAAATGCTCATAACGGAAAGAAGAATCATTGCTCTAGATACGGTAGAATTAACACTTAAAAATAGACATATTAGTCAAACAGCAAGACCTGGGCAGTTCCTGCATATTCTTGTTGAAGGGCAAACACTAAGACGCCCATTGTCAATTGCGGCCATCGATAAGGAAGCTGAAACGGTTACCGTTTTATTTAAAATAAATGGTTCAGGAACAAAAAAGCTTTCAGAATACCAAAAGGGAATGTATCTTGATGTCCTGGGGCCAAATGGGAATAGATTTCCAATTGAAAACGATGATAAAACAATCTTATTAATTGGAGGTGGTATTGGAGTGCCTCCAATGTACTTCCTTGGTAGTCACCTTGTAAACCAAGGGAAAAAAGTTATCTCTATACTGGGTTTTCAATCAGCAGACCATGTTTTTTATGAAAAAGAGTTCCAAGCACTAGGTAGAACCATCATTGTAACAAATGATGGTTCTTATGGAGAAAAAGGATTTGTAACAGACGCATTACTTATGATTGATGATTTCGATTGTTATTATACGTGTGGACCTATCCCCATGCTTCAAGCAGTTACAGCAAAACTAAGTGATTGCAGTGGTTTTATCTCACTAGAAGAGCGAATGGGTTGTGGTATTGGAGCTTGCTTTGCATGCGTAATTCCTACAAATGATCATTGCGGCTACAAAAAAATATGTAAAGATGGACCTGTTTTTCATTCAAAGGAGGTAGCGTTGTGA